A stretch of Nonomuraea africana DNA encodes these proteins:
- a CDS encoding HAD-IA family hydrolase, whose protein sequence is MDLWADYRRRMPYLVQCRQEVLDGLSRLRSAGWRVGIVTNGTADNQLGKIQCTGLADVVDCWALSDAEGIRKPDVGLFEIAAKWCGMRLSGGGWMVGDNLVKDVTGGRAAGLKTVWINRDAQLFPVNAPRPCCA, encoded by the coding sequence GTGGACCTGTGGGCCGACTACCGGCGACGGATGCCTTACCTTGTCCAATGCCGCCAAGAAGTCCTGGACGGGCTCTCACGGCTTCGGTCCGCGGGGTGGCGGGTGGGGATCGTCACCAACGGCACGGCGGACAACCAACTCGGCAAGATCCAATGCACGGGGCTGGCCGACGTCGTGGACTGCTGGGCACTCTCGGACGCCGAAGGCATTCGCAAGCCGGATGTAGGCCTATTCGAGATCGCTGCGAAGTGGTGCGGCATGCGGCTGAGTGGTGGCGGCTGGATGGTCGGGGACAACCTGGTCAAGGATGTGACCGGCGGGCGAGCAGCCGGACTCAAGACAGTGTGGATCAATCGCGACGCCCAACTCTTCCCCGTAAACGCCCCCAGACCATGTTGTGCCTGA
- a CDS encoding HAD family hydrolase, translating into MAQRLALFDLDNTLVDLDEAFRLWAGEFADQHSLTDEAVDWLIALDRAGHPHREVFFSKVREHFSLSSSVDELWSRYRRRMPYLVRCRPETLDGLARLRASGWKVAIITNGTADNQRGKIQQTGLAAAVDAYALSGVEGIRKPDVGLFEIAARRCGTTLADGGWMVGDHLVADVGGGRSAGLRTIWIDRGTWPEHDQTADHVVTDVLQAMEILLQHR; encoded by the coding sequence GTGGCGCAACGGCTTGCCCTGTTCGACCTCGACAACACGCTCGTGGACCTGGACGAGGCTTTTCGGCTGTGGGCCGGCGAGTTTGCCGACCAGCACAGCCTTACTGACGAAGCGGTTGATTGGCTGATCGCTCTCGACCGTGCGGGACACCCGCACCGTGAAGTCTTCTTCTCCAAGGTCCGCGAGCACTTCAGCCTCTCCAGCTCTGTCGACGAGCTCTGGAGCCGCTATCGCCGGCGCATGCCGTACCTCGTCCGCTGTCGGCCTGAGACGCTCGACGGGCTGGCGCGGCTCCGCGCGTCGGGATGGAAGGTGGCGATCATCACCAACGGGACGGCCGACAATCAACGTGGCAAGATCCAGCAGACTGGATTGGCCGCGGCTGTCGATGCTTACGCGCTGTCGGGCGTCGAGGGGATTCGCAAGCCCGATGTCGGCCTGTTCGAGATCGCTGCGAGGAGGTGCGGGACGACCCTTGCTGACGGGGGTTGGATGGTCGGCGACCATCTTGTTGCCGATGTCGGCGGAGGGCGATCAGCTGGCCTCCGTACCATTTGGATCGATCGGGGTACGTGGCCGGAGCACGACCAGACTGCGGATCATGTAGTCACGGACGTTCTCCAGGCGATGGAGATCCTGCTACAGCACCGATAG
- a CDS encoding M15 family metallopeptidase has product MKRVIVAVLSLVTACGTSPTPTAASDLEPRGTATPTSTQAPTPTATPTPTPTGPPAFESKVSTLKRDQLPYSWRPGCPVHYRDLRLITMTYWGFDEKAHTGELVVRETVTDDIITVFKRLYGWRYPIKSMKLVDVYKGSDFDSIDANNTSAFNCRQATGSGSWSKHAYGEAVDLNPRENPYVTASGDTAHDNARAFTERPLDKPGVINPGDRVVRAFAAVGWEWGGYWSGTKDYQHFSKTGR; this is encoded by the coding sequence GTGAAACGCGTCATCGTAGCCGTGTTGTCGCTGGTCACCGCCTGCGGCACCAGCCCCACTCCGACCGCGGCGTCCGACCTCGAGCCGAGGGGCACTGCCACCCCGACGTCGACCCAGGCCCCGACGCCCACCGCGACCCCGACGCCGACACCGACGGGGCCGCCCGCATTCGAGTCGAAGGTGAGCACGCTCAAGCGCGACCAGCTGCCCTACTCGTGGCGACCTGGCTGTCCCGTCCATTACAGGGACCTGCGCCTGATCACGATGACCTACTGGGGCTTCGACGAGAAGGCGCACACCGGCGAGCTCGTGGTCCGCGAAACCGTCACCGACGACATCATCACCGTCTTCAAGCGGCTGTACGGCTGGCGGTACCCGATCAAGAGCATGAAGCTCGTGGACGTCTACAAGGGCAGCGACTTCGACTCGATCGACGCCAACAACACCTCGGCCTTCAACTGCCGCCAGGCGACGGGGTCGGGCAGCTGGTCCAAGCACGCCTACGGCGAGGCCGTCGACCTCAACCCACGCGAGAACCCGTACGTCACGGCGTCGGGCGACACGGCCCACGACAACGCCCGCGCGTTCACCGAACGCCCCCTCGACAAGCCCGGCGTGATCAACCCGGGCGACCGGGTGGTGCGGGCCTTTGCCGCCGTCGGCTGGGAATGGGGCGGCTACTGGTCGGGCACCAAGGACTACCAGCACTTCAGCAAGACCGGCCGCTGA
- a CDS encoding MDR family MFS transporter, whose product MVQSRQYSHREILEIMSGLMLAMLTSMISTSVVGTALPTIVGELGGQEQYSWVASATMLTMTVSTPLWGKLSDLYGRKLLFQVSLGLFVAASLAAGLSQDMGQLIAARAVQGLGVGGLSALSQVILGDIVPPRERGRYSGYMGAVFGISTVAGPLLGGFIVDADRLGWRWCFYVCVPFAVVAFAVIQRVLKLPKVRRNTSIDIWGATTITASASALMLLLTLGGHEFAWDSLWSYILGALAAVSLLLSIFAERSARNPILPPRLFRNKTFVLTSLASLFVGVAMFGAMIYLPQYLQIVKGMSPTASGLMTLPMVFALFLSGVISGKIVTSTGRWKIFPVLGLLLVAVGLLLLSRLHVDSEKWLIGLDVAVLGAGLGLSMQMLILAAQNGSEPRDMAATTSGVSFFRSLGGAVGVAAFGAILSNRLKDEMAALMRAAHITPPGGGSVTLGSPSAIQQLPEPVKGIVLESFTRGLETVFMVGVPIALLGFVAVLFLKELPLRGSVEPPRQPSKDDLVLAGLLLELIAQRVERADGRPSALVTTVARMAPPDDLPEGDRARAVAAGVLRPTSRALLALGPLTHVRLDRTEYA is encoded by the coding sequence ATGGTACAAAGCAGGCAGTACTCACACAGAGAGATCCTCGAGATCATGTCGGGGCTGATGCTGGCGATGCTCACCTCGATGATCTCGACCTCCGTGGTGGGTACGGCCCTGCCGACGATCGTGGGCGAGCTCGGCGGACAGGAGCAGTACTCCTGGGTCGCCTCGGCCACGATGCTCACGATGACCGTGTCGACACCGCTGTGGGGAAAGCTCTCCGACCTCTACGGCAGGAAGCTCCTCTTCCAGGTGTCGCTCGGCCTCTTCGTCGCCGCCTCCCTCGCGGCGGGCCTCTCCCAGGACATGGGCCAGCTCATCGCGGCGCGTGCCGTACAGGGGCTGGGGGTGGGCGGCCTGTCGGCGCTCTCGCAGGTGATCCTCGGCGACATCGTGCCCCCGCGTGAGCGGGGGCGCTACTCGGGCTACATGGGCGCGGTCTTCGGCATCTCGACGGTGGCGGGGCCGCTGCTCGGCGGGTTCATCGTCGACGCCGACCGGCTCGGCTGGCGCTGGTGCTTCTACGTGTGCGTCCCGTTCGCCGTGGTCGCCTTCGCGGTGATCCAGCGCGTGCTCAAGCTGCCGAAGGTCAGGCGGAACACCTCGATCGACATCTGGGGCGCGACGACCATCACGGCGAGCGCGAGCGCGCTGATGCTGCTGCTGACGCTGGGCGGTCACGAGTTCGCCTGGGACTCCCTCTGGAGCTACATCCTCGGCGCCCTCGCGGCGGTGTCGCTGCTGCTGTCGATCTTCGCCGAGCGGAGCGCGCGCAACCCGATCCTGCCGCCGAGGCTGTTCCGCAACAAGACGTTCGTGCTGACCAGCCTGGCCTCGCTGTTCGTCGGCGTGGCGATGTTCGGCGCGATGATCTACCTGCCGCAGTACCTGCAGATCGTGAAGGGCATGAGCCCCACCGCGTCGGGTCTCATGACGCTGCCGATGGTGTTCGCGCTGTTCCTGTCGGGGGTGATCTCCGGCAAGATCGTCACCAGCACCGGCAGGTGGAAGATCTTCCCCGTGCTCGGCCTGCTGCTGGTGGCCGTCGGCCTGCTCCTGCTGTCGCGCCTGCACGTCGACTCGGAGAAGTGGCTGATCGGCCTGGACGTGGCGGTGCTCGGCGCCGGCCTCGGACTGTCGATGCAGATGCTCATCCTCGCCGCGCAGAACGGCTCCGAGCCGCGCGACATGGCCGCCACCACCTCGGGCGTGTCGTTCTTCAGGTCGCTGGGCGGCGCGGTGGGCGTGGCGGCGTTCGGCGCGATCCTGTCCAACCGGCTCAAGGACGAGATGGCCGCGCTCATGCGGGCCGCGCACATCACCCCTCCAGGCGGCGGCTCGGTCACGCTGGGCAGCCCTTCGGCGATCCAGCAGCTGCCCGAGCCCGTCAAGGGGATCGTGCTGGAGTCCTTCACCAGGGGCCTCGAGACCGTCTTCATGGTCGGCGTGCCGATCGCGCTGCTCGGCTTCGTCGCCGTCCTGTTCCTGAAGGAGCTGCCGCTGCGGGGCAGCGTCGAGCCGCCCAGGCAGCCGAGCAAGGACGACCTGGTCCTCGCGGGACTGCTGCTCGAGCTCATCGCCCAGCGCGTCGAACGGGCGGACGGCCGGCCCTCGGCGCTCGTGACGACGGTGGCGCGGATGGCGCCACCCGACGACCTGCCCGAAGGCGACAGGGCGAGAGCCGTGGCCGCCGGCGTGCTGCGCCCCACCTCACGCGCCCTGCTGGCGCTTGGACCACTGACTCACGTTCGTCTCGACCGGACGGAGTACGCTTGA
- a CDS encoding TetR family transcriptional regulator has translation MEARLRDREATRERLLAAARALFAEHGYEQVTVRMIAAAADANIALVGRYFGSKAGLFGEVLAGEPTVRQVLEGDLEGLPRRLGEYAAQRMRAEPESPILRTLERSAGDPEIQALLSERLRTAVVNPLVARLEGDDGDDAMARARMATAVFLGVGSVRRLLGPSDPSSADVDRLTAVFEACLRARSDLG, from the coding sequence ATGGAGGCCCGGCTGCGCGATCGCGAGGCGACCAGGGAGCGCCTGCTCGCGGCGGCGCGTGCGCTGTTCGCCGAGCACGGCTACGAACAGGTGACCGTCCGCATGATCGCCGCGGCGGCCGACGCGAACATCGCGCTGGTTGGACGCTATTTCGGCTCCAAGGCCGGATTGTTCGGCGAGGTGCTGGCGGGGGAGCCGACGGTCCGTCAGGTCCTCGAGGGCGACCTCGAGGGGCTGCCCCGCAGGCTGGGCGAGTACGCGGCGCAGCGGATGCGCGCCGAGCCGGAGAGCCCGATCCTGCGCACGCTGGAGCGGTCGGCGGGCGATCCCGAGATCCAGGCGCTGCTGAGTGAGCGCCTCAGGACGGCCGTCGTCAACCCGCTGGTGGCCCGGCTGGAGGGGGACGACGGGGACGACGCGATGGCCCGCGCCCGCATGGCGACGGCGGTGTTCCTCGGCGTCGGCTCGGTCCGCCGGCTGCTGGGCCCGTCCGACCCGTCATCGGCGGACGTGGACCGACTGACCGCGGTCTTCGAGGCGTGCCTCCGCGCGCGGAGTGACCTGGGCTGA
- a CDS encoding PPOX class F420-dependent oxidoreductase: MTTLTTDENESHSGPAPRILTDEELSKLLGEQQFGVLATVRRSGHPHLSTVLYHWDPDERVIRISTTDDRLKARQARTNPRLALHVNGPDVWSFAVAEGDAEVSEVSTTPGDAAGRELLALTSGFENPEQETAFLRQMVKERRVVIRLRVSRLYGTALDIPTEE; encoded by the coding sequence ATGACCACGCTCACCACGGACGAGAACGAATCCCACTCCGGCCCCGCGCCGCGGATCCTCACCGATGAAGAGCTGAGCAAGCTGCTCGGTGAACAGCAGTTCGGCGTACTCGCGACCGTCAGGCGCAGCGGCCACCCCCATCTGTCCACCGTCCTGTACCACTGGGATCCTGACGAGCGCGTCATACGGATCTCCACGACGGACGACCGCCTCAAGGCACGGCAGGCACGCACCAACCCCCGCCTCGCGCTGCACGTGAACGGGCCGGACGTCTGGTCGTTCGCCGTCGCCGAGGGCGATGCGGAGGTGTCAGAGGTGTCGACCACGCCCGGAGACGCTGCCGGCCGGGAACTGCTGGCCCTCACCTCAGGCTTTGAGAACCCGGAGCAGGAAACAGCGTTCCTCCGACAGATGGTGAAGGAACGACGCGTGGTGATCAGGCTGCGAGTGTCACGTCTGTACGGCACCGCCCTGGACATCCCCACCGAAGAATGA
- a CDS encoding DHA2 family efflux MFS transporter permease subunit translates to MSHTAPSLPAAPAGPPRSRWIALAVLSAATLMTILDGSIVTVAMPAIQRDLGFSPTGLSWTVNAYLIAFGGLLLLAGRLGDLIGRKTMFLAGNAVFTAASLLAGAATGPGLLIAARFLQGVGSAMAAAVVLGILVTLFPGARERAKAIGIFSFTGAAGASIGQVLGGVLTDALSWHWIFFVNLPIGLATIALAIWTLPGERGAGLAAGADVIGAVLVTSGLMLGIYTVVKIEQYGWLAAHTLGLGALSLALLAGFVIRQATARTPLMPLRVFRSRNVSGANLVQILTLSAMFAFQILVALYMQKVLGYGALDTGLAMLPAAVAIGAVSLFVSARLNTRFGERPVLLAGLALLLGAMGWLTRVPVNADYVTDLLPVMLLIAGGGLVLPALTTLGMSGAKADDAGLASGLFNTTQQVGMAVGVAVLSTLAASHTEQLLAAGQSQAAALTGGYQVAFAIAAALLVAAFIVALLVLRQPRPDTAARDTARLSPAA, encoded by the coding sequence ATGTCGCACACCGCACCCTCCCTTCCAGCGGCCCCCGCCGGCCCACCCCGATCGCGCTGGATCGCACTCGCCGTGCTGTCCGCCGCGACGCTGATGACGATCCTGGACGGCAGCATCGTGACCGTGGCGATGCCGGCCATCCAGCGGGATCTGGGCTTCTCGCCCACCGGGCTCAGCTGGACCGTCAACGCGTACCTGATCGCCTTCGGCGGGCTGCTCCTCCTGGCCGGCCGACTGGGCGACCTCATCGGCAGGAAGACCATGTTCCTGGCGGGGAACGCGGTCTTCACCGCCGCGTCGCTACTGGCCGGAGCCGCGACCGGGCCCGGCCTGCTGATCGCCGCCCGGTTCCTGCAGGGGGTCGGCAGCGCCATGGCCGCCGCGGTCGTGCTGGGCATCCTGGTGACGTTGTTCCCAGGGGCCAGGGAGCGGGCGAAGGCGATCGGCATCTTCAGCTTCACCGGCGCCGCCGGCGCCTCGATCGGCCAGGTCCTGGGCGGGGTGCTCACCGACGCGCTCAGCTGGCACTGGATCTTCTTCGTCAACCTGCCGATCGGGCTGGCCACGATCGCGCTGGCGATCTGGACGCTGCCGGGCGAGCGCGGGGCCGGACTCGCCGCCGGGGCCGACGTCATCGGCGCCGTGCTGGTCACCAGCGGCCTGATGCTGGGCATCTACACCGTGGTCAAGATCGAGCAGTACGGCTGGCTCGCGGCGCACACCCTCGGCCTCGGCGCGCTCTCGCTCGCCCTGCTGGCCGGGTTCGTCATCCGTCAGGCGACCGCCAGGACCCCGCTGATGCCGCTGCGCGTCTTCCGCTCACGCAATGTCTCCGGCGCCAACCTCGTCCAGATCCTGACGCTGTCGGCCATGTTCGCCTTCCAGATCCTCGTCGCGCTCTACATGCAGAAGGTCCTCGGCTACGGCGCGCTCGACACCGGCCTGGCGATGCTTCCCGCCGCGGTGGCCATCGGCGCGGTGTCCCTGTTCGTCTCGGCCCGGCTCAACACCCGCTTCGGCGAACGTCCCGTCCTGCTCGCTGGCCTGGCGCTCCTGCTGGGGGCGATGGGCTGGCTCACCCGCGTGCCGGTGAACGCGGACTACGTCACCGACCTGCTCCCGGTCATGCTGCTCATCGCGGGTGGCGGCCTGGTGCTCCCGGCACTGACCACGCTCGGCATGTCCGGCGCCAAGGCCGACGACGCGGGCCTGGCCTCCGGGCTGTTCAACACCACCCAGCAGGTCGGCATGGCCGTCGGCGTGGCAGTGCTGTCCACGCTGGCCGCCTCGCACACCGAGCAGCTGCTGGCAGCCGGCCAGAGCCAGGCCGCCGCGCTGACCGGCGGCTACCAGGTGGCCTTCGCCATCGCCGCCGCGCTGCTGGTGGCCGCCTTCATCGTCGCGCTCCTGGTGCTGCGGCAGCCCCGTCCGGACACTGCCGCCCGGGACACCGCCCGGCTCAGCCCGGCTGCCTGA
- a CDS encoding MarR family winged helix-turn-helix transcriptional regulator — protein MTAMAPARTEPDLSFLLDHAGHVLRTRMAAALAEIGLTARMHCVLVHAQEEERTQIQLAEIGDMDKTTMVVTVDALEKAGLAERRPSTTDRRARIIAVTEKGAEIARKSQEIVDGVHRATLDALPEDEREVLLRAMNRLVTGHLATPVEAPKAVRRARQSG, from the coding sequence ATGACTGCCATGGCACCCGCTCGCACCGAACCGGACCTGTCGTTCCTGCTGGACCATGCCGGTCACGTCCTGAGAACCCGGATGGCCGCGGCGCTCGCCGAGATCGGGCTGACGGCGCGCATGCACTGCGTGCTGGTCCATGCCCAGGAGGAGGAGCGCACGCAGATCCAGCTCGCCGAGATCGGCGACATGGACAAGACCACGATGGTGGTCACCGTCGACGCCCTGGAGAAGGCGGGCCTCGCCGAGCGTCGCCCGTCCACCACGGACCGGCGGGCCCGGATCATCGCGGTCACCGAGAAGGGCGCGGAGATTGCCAGGAAGAGCCAGGAGATCGTCGACGGCGTGCACCGGGCGACCTTGGACGCGCTACCCGAGGACGAGCGCGAGGTGCTCCTGCGCGCCATGAATCGCCTGGTGACGGGACATCTGGCCACCCCCGTCGAGGCGCCGAAAGCGGTCCGGCGGGCTCGACAGAGCGGATAA
- a CDS encoding helix-turn-helix domain-containing protein, producing the protein MAVLIRTRDVPAARRHDAWRSIVCDTLGPLDLRIDPDAPLRGEIDAGQLGPVGVGRVRTSTPHSVHRTPGLIRRDSPALYRVVLAMSGGLVLTQDGRSARLDRGQFAIYDFGRPYELAYRSAVHLAVFSLPHEMLSLPFDSVAKLTAVPIETDGGSGALAAPLLRRVAVDLETYQPASAARLSTVVMDLITTAVAERADQAESLSAESQARMLLLNIHSFIEERLGLPDLDPGTVAAAHHISLRQLHRLFETQDTTVAAWIRHRRLERCRKDLADPAFHHVSVSSIASRWGLADSAHFSRLFRHTYGMPPAEYRRARLMPPAGKTWHGKSICRHQEPSQAGAGSAD; encoded by the coding sequence ATGGCCGTCCTGATCCGCACGCGTGACGTACCCGCCGCGCGCCGGCATGACGCGTGGCGGAGCATCGTCTGCGACACCCTCGGCCCGCTCGACCTGCGGATCGATCCTGACGCGCCGCTGCGGGGCGAGATCGACGCGGGGCAGCTCGGCCCCGTGGGCGTGGGCAGGGTGCGCACCTCCACGCCCCACAGCGTGCACCGGACACCTGGGCTGATCCGCCGCGACAGCCCCGCGCTGTACCGGGTGGTGCTGGCCATGTCGGGAGGGCTGGTCCTGACGCAGGACGGAAGGTCCGCGCGGCTCGACCGCGGGCAGTTCGCCATCTACGACTTCGGCAGGCCGTACGAGCTGGCCTATCGCTCGGCCGTCCACCTGGCGGTGTTCAGCCTCCCGCACGAGATGCTGTCCTTACCCTTCGACTCCGTCGCGAAGCTGACCGCGGTCCCGATCGAGACGGACGGCGGCAGCGGCGCCCTCGCCGCGCCGCTGCTGCGCAGGGTCGCCGTGGATCTGGAGACCTACCAGCCCGCCAGCGCCGCCAGGCTGTCCACCGTCGTCATGGACCTGATCACCACGGCCGTCGCCGAGCGAGCCGACCAGGCGGAGAGCCTGTCCGCCGAGTCACAGGCGCGCATGCTGCTGCTGAACATCCACTCCTTCATCGAAGAGCGCCTGGGCCTGCCGGATCTCGATCCGGGCACCGTCGCCGCGGCCCACCACATCTCCTTACGCCAGCTGCACCGGCTGTTCGAGACGCAGGACACCACCGTGGCCGCGTGGATCCGGCACCGGCGTCTCGAACGCTGCCGCAAGGACCTGGCCGACCCCGCCTTCCATCACGTCTCCGTGAGCTCGATCGCATCCAGGTGGGGGCTGGCCGACTCGGCCCATTTCAGCCGGCTGTTCCGGCACACGTACGGCATGCCGCCCGCCGAGTACCGCCGCGCCCGCCTCATGCCGCCGGCCGGAAAGACATGGCACGGAAAGTCAATCTGCCGGCACCAGGAGCCAAGTCAGGCCGGCGCCGGATCAGCAGACTGA
- a CDS encoding VOC family protein, whose translation MSHTLFVNLPVKDLSRSKAFFTELGLTFFGATEDMASVVISEQTQVMLLAEPTFAGYSRTEVADPTKTTQVILVLGLDNPQQVDELVGKAMAAGAEPVGEPVNDGYRYQRGFADLDGHHWAALCLVTPAG comes from the coding sequence ATGTCGCACACCCTCTTCGTGAACCTGCCGGTCAAGGACCTGAGCCGCTCGAAGGCCTTCTTCACCGAGCTCGGCCTCACCTTCTTCGGCGCGACCGAGGACATGGCCTCCGTCGTGATCAGCGAGCAGACCCAGGTCATGCTTCTGGCCGAGCCCACGTTCGCCGGCTACTCCAGGACCGAGGTCGCCGACCCGACCAAGACGACCCAGGTGATCCTCGTCCTCGGCCTGGACAACCCCCAGCAGGTCGACGAGCTGGTCGGCAAGGCCATGGCGGCGGGCGCCGAGCCCGTCGGCGAGCCGGTGAACGACGGCTACCGCTACCAGCGCGGCTTCGCCGACCTCGACGGCCACCACTGGGCCGCCCTGTGCCTGGTGACCCCCGCGGGCTGA
- a CDS encoding alpha/beta fold hydrolase — protein sequence MTGTVTSADGTRIAFDRSGSGPAVILVHGAFTDRSHPTLSSVAAALAPWFTVFNYDRRGRGASGDTRPYAVRRELEDLDAIIETAGGSAMVFGGSSGAALALEATARNPAISKLALWEPPYHVDDTAPCLPYDFGSQLEALIRQDRRAEAIGRFMVEAAELPVEAVAAMRAEPSWPELEAVAHTLAYEAAVMGPGNALPMGTLAAIARPTLVLNGESSPAWMGNAGRAVAKAVPGAVHRILEGQTHNVAAQALAPELLEFFVA from the coding sequence GTGACAGGCACGGTGACCTCGGCGGACGGCACCCGCATAGCGTTCGACCGATCCGGCTCGGGCCCGGCGGTCATCCTGGTGCACGGGGCGTTCACCGACAGGAGCCACCCCACGCTGTCCAGCGTGGCGGCGGCCCTGGCCCCGTGGTTCACCGTGTTCAACTACGACCGTCGTGGCCGCGGAGCCAGCGGCGACACCCGGCCCTACGCCGTGCGGCGGGAGCTCGAGGACCTGGACGCCATCATCGAGACGGCCGGCGGATCGGCCATGGTGTTCGGCGGATCCTCGGGCGCCGCCCTGGCGCTGGAGGCCACGGCCCGGAACCCGGCCATCTCCAAGCTGGCCCTGTGGGAGCCGCCGTATCACGTCGACGACACCGCGCCCTGCCTGCCGTACGACTTCGGCTCCCAGCTGGAGGCCCTCATCAGGCAGGACAGGCGCGCGGAGGCCATCGGACGGTTCATGGTCGAGGCCGCCGAGCTCCCCGTCGAGGCGGTGGCCGCGATGCGGGCCGAGCCGTCCTGGCCGGAGCTGGAAGCGGTCGCCCACACCTTGGCGTACGAGGCGGCCGTCATGGGGCCGGGCAACGCCCTGCCCATGGGGACGCTCGCCGCGATCGCCCGGCCCACGCTCGTGCTGAACGGCGAGAGCAGCCCCGCGTGGATGGGCAACGCGGGAAGGGCCGTCGCGAAAGCCGTGCCAGGGGCCGTCCACCGGATCCTGGAGGGACAGACGCACAACGTGGCCGCTCAGGCCCTCGCTCCTGAACTACTGGAGTTCTTCGTCGCCTGA
- a CDS encoding serine hydrolase domain-containing protein, giving the protein MSITPTDQDKLTPRTGQDRPELQKAIQEIVDSGFAGVQLRVHDERGEWVGSAGVRKLGETAKPATNGHFRIGSNTKTFVATLVLQLVADGKVGLDAPADDYLPEFDLDRQITVRMLLQHTSGLFNFTGEYYPDGTVVPGIPWQGQEYVDGLSHTYQPEELVRLALSKPARFEPGTDWSYSNTNYVLAKLLIEKVTGRSLAEEMQRRILGPLGLSGTVVPGASPEIPEPHAHGYYRYEDAGQWKVVDVTRMSPSWVSAAGDMISTTEDLHTFIAALAGGKLIPAPLLAEMCKPYPKIGYGLGVFVQETDCGGTVITHNGGFFGWGALMYSTPDGSKTLTASLTTGDAALDFAATAEAFQKAQQRLVNEVFCGGQAGSADETAEPAQPAG; this is encoded by the coding sequence ATGTCCATCACCCCTACCGACCAGGACAAGCTCACCCCGCGGACCGGGCAGGATCGCCCGGAGCTGCAGAAGGCCATCCAGGAGATCGTCGACTCCGGTTTCGCCGGGGTGCAGCTGCGCGTGCACGACGAGCGGGGCGAGTGGGTCGGCAGCGCCGGGGTGCGCAAGCTGGGCGAGACCGCCAAGCCGGCGACGAACGGCCACTTCCGGATCGGCAGCAACACCAAGACCTTCGTCGCGACCCTGGTCCTGCAACTGGTGGCCGATGGCAAGGTCGGGCTGGACGCTCCGGCGGATGACTACCTGCCCGAGTTCGACCTGGACCGCCAGATCACGGTGCGGATGCTGCTGCAGCACACGAGTGGGTTGTTCAACTTCACCGGCGAGTACTACCCCGACGGGACGGTCGTGCCGGGGATCCCCTGGCAGGGCCAGGAGTACGTGGACGGCCTGTCCCACACCTACCAGCCGGAGGAGCTGGTACGGCTGGCGTTGTCCAAGCCGGCGCGATTTGAGCCGGGGACGGACTGGAGCTACTCCAACACCAACTACGTGCTGGCCAAGTTGCTGATCGAGAAGGTCACCGGCCGCTCGCTCGCCGAGGAGATGCAGCGGCGGATCTTGGGTCCGCTCGGGCTGTCGGGCACCGTGGTGCCGGGCGCCTCGCCGGAGATCCCCGAGCCGCACGCCCACGGCTACTACCGGTACGAGGACGCCGGCCAGTGGAAGGTGGTCGACGTCACCCGCATGAGCCCCTCTTGGGTCTCCGCCGCCGGTGACATGATCTCGACCACCGAGGATCTCCACACGTTCATCGCCGCGCTGGCGGGCGGCAAGCTCATCCCGGCCCCGCTGCTGGCAGAGATGTGCAAGCCGTACCCCAAGATCGGCTACGGCCTGGGGGTGTTCGTGCAGGAGACGGACTGCGGCGGCACCGTCATCACCCACAACGGCGGCTTCTTTGGCTGGGGGGCGCTGATGTACAGCACGCCCGACGGCAGTAAGACCCTGACCGCCTCGCTGACCACTGGGGACGCCGCGCTCGACTTCGCCGCCACGGCCGAGGCGTTCCAGAAGGCCCAGCAGAGGCTCGTCAATGAAGTGTTCTGCGGCGGGCAGGCCGGATCGGCTGACGAGACGGCCGAGCCGGCTCAGCCGGCGGGCTGA